One Panicum virgatum strain AP13 chromosome 3N, P.virgatum_v5, whole genome shotgun sequence DNA segment encodes these proteins:
- the LOC120666048 gene encoding dolabradiene synthase KSL4, chloroplastic-like — translation MTSLSLATSLHLALFGQRCPAARRPRSVAARAPPPQSHRFRRQPQLSLQPPRAGRTAGSHAVRRAAAGVLERRQKHAQEDRATAIRERLLGADAPPPSAYDTAWVAMVPAPAGSPPAPRYPGCVDWILRNQRRDDGSWGPGDPSLSKDALSSTLACVLALRKWGAGGDAVERGLRFIGRNWSCVTDGSCDAPAGFGVIFPGMVAHAISMGLEIPLVPQADVDAVLRLRYSELIRGMAASGGSQAFMAYMAEGLGDLLDWDQAAAAYQRKNGSFFDSPAATAAAAIHSHNDRALDYLDSVVGEFGSAVPTVYPRSAYSRLRMVDTLEKMGISRSFLSEINTTLDMIYRSWLANDEEIMLDMATCAMAFRLLRLHGYDVSSDGLAQFSNESSFHGSIQGHLNDTEALLELLKASHVQITDDELVLESIGSWSSQLLKQQLCSGRISRHVDPAEVEHVLKFPFYSNVDRLEHRWNIEHFKKQNFQKLKSEYRTCDADEEIMSLAVDEFHSCQAAYQEELRCIERWVKEVRLDELDYARVMPLICLLPSASTMFPAELSEARIVAAKTNILATIVDDLFDVGESREEMENLVTLIEMWDAYERVGFFSERVEIVFRAVYDTSNDIAVRAAAVQNRNIIHHIAERWAELARVMMVEAEWRMSGHTPSMDEYMAVAEPSYALGTTVLTFLYFVGPELSEDVVRGSEYGELFRHINICGRLLNDLQSYEREKDQGKINSVLLLAGRLGGSVEAAKAELRSVIAASRRALLRMLVRDGGEVPWQCRREFWNISKVVHLIYMEVDGYASPKEMMRASNEVMIEPLRVVRKTKTHTPVESYKFGQACLS, via the exons ATGACGTCGTTGAGCCTTGCCACCTCGCTTCATCTCGCGTTGTTTGGGCAGCGGTGCCCCGCTGCTCGTCGACCTCGATCGGTAgccgcgcgggcgccgccgccgcagagccaCCGCTTTCGCCGCCAGCCTCAGCTGTcgctgcagccgccgcgcgcggggcgGACTGCCGGCTCGCACgccgtgcgccgcgccgccgcgggagtgcTGGAGCGGCGTCAGAAGCATGCGCAGGAGGACAGGGCGACGGCGATCAGAGAGCGGCTCCTGGgcgccgacgcgccgccgccctcggcgtACGACACGGCGTGGGTCGcgatggtgccggcgccggcggggtccCCTCCTGCGCCGCGCTACCCGGGGTGCGTGGACTGGATCCTGCGGAACCAGCGACGGGACGACGGGTCGTGGGGGCCCGGCGACCCCTCGCTGAGCAAGGACGCGCTCTCGTCCACGCTGGCGTGCGTGCTCGCCCTCCGGAagtggggcgccggcggcgacgccgtcgAGAGAG GGCTCCGTTTCATCGGGCGCAACTGGTCCTGCGTGACGGACGGCAGCTGCGACGCGCCGGCCGGGTTCGGCGTCATCTTCCCCGGCATGGTCGCGCACGCCATCAGCATGGGGCTGGAGATCCCCCTGGTCCCCCAAGCCGACGTCGACGCCGTCCTGCGGCTGCGCTACAGTGAGCTCATCAGAGG AATGGCTGCTTCTGGAGGTAGCCAAGCTTTCATGGCCTACATGGCAGAAGGTTTGGGGGACTTACTGGACTGggaccaggcggcggcggcctaccAGAGGAAGAACGGGTCCTTCTTCGACTcgccggccgcgacggcggccgccgcgatCCACAGCCACAACGACCGAGCGCTCGACTACTTGGACTCGGTCGTCGGCGAGTTCGGCAGCGCAG TGCCCACCGTGTATCCTCGGAGCGCCTACTCCCGGCTTCGCATGGTGGACACTCTGGAGAAGATGGGCATCTCAAGGAGCTTCTTGTCAGAGATAAACACCACACTCGACATGATATACAG GTCCTGGCTCGCTAACGATGAGGAGATCATGCTGGACATGGCGACATGCGCGATGGCGTTCCGCCTCCTGCGTTTGCATGGATACGATGTCTCCTCCG ATGGGTTGGCCCAATTCAGCAACGAGTCCAGTTTCCATGGTTCAATCCAGGGCCATCTCAACGACACCGAGGCGTTGCTAGAGCTGCTGAAAGCCTCGCACGTCCAGATCACGGACGACGAGCTGGTCCTGGAGAGCATCGGCTCCTGGTCGTCCCAGCTCCTGAAGCAACAGCTGTGTTCCGGCAGGATATCCAGACATGTTGACCCTGCTGAG GTTGAACATGTGCTCAAATTTCCCTTTTACTCCAACGTGGACCGGCTAGAGCACAGGTGGAACATCGAACACTTCAAGAAGCAGAACTTCCAGAAGCTGAAGTCGGAATACCG CACTTGTGACGCAGATGAAGAAATTATGTCGCTAGCTGTGGATGAGTTCCACTCTTGTCAGGCTGCTTACCAAGAAGAGCTTCGGTGCATCGAGAG GTGGGTGAAAGAAGTGAGGCTGGACGAGCTGGACTACGCGAGAGTGATGCCGCTGATCTGCCTGCTTCCGTCCGCTTCCACCATGTTCCCCGCCGAGCTGTCCGAGGCTCGCATCGTGGCAGCCAAGACCAACATCCTGGCAACCATCGTCGACGACCTCTTCGACGTCGGGGAGTCGAGGGAGGAGATGGAGAACCTCGTCACCTTGATCGAGAT GTGGGATGCGTACGAACGAGTTGGCTTCTTCTCGGAGCGTGTGGAGATCGTCTTCCGCGCCGTCTACGACACGAGCAACGACATCGCGGTGAGGGCCGCGGCGGTGCAGAACCGCAACATCATCCACCACATCGCCGAACGG TGGGCGGAGTTGGCTAGGGTCATGATGGTGGAGGCGGAGTGGCGAATGAGCGGGCACACGCCGTCCATGGACGAGTACATGGCCGTCGCGGAGCCGTCCTACGCGCTGGGCACCACCGTCCTCACGTTCCTCTACTTCGTCGGGCCGGAGCTCTCGGAGGACGTGGTCCGAGGCTCGGAGTACGGCGAGCTGTTCCGGCACATAAACATCTGCGGCCGCCTCCTGAACGACCTCCAGTCGTACGAGAGGGAGAAAGACCAGGGGAAGATCAACAGCGTCCtgctgctcgccggccgcctcggcggCTCCGTCGAGGCGGCCAAGGCGGAGCTGAGGAGCGTCATCGCGGCGTCCAGGAGAGCGCTGCTGCGGATGCTGGTCCGTGACGGCGGTGAGGTGCCATGGCAGTGCCGGCGGGAGTTCTGGAACATCTCTAAGGTGGTGCACCTCATCTACATGGAGGTGGACGGCTACGCGTCGCCCAAGGAGATGATGCGAGCGTCGAACGAGGTGATGATCGAGCCACTGCGGGTAGTGAGGAAGACGAAGACCCACACCCCAGTGGAGTCCTATAAATTTGGGCAGGCTTGCTTGTcataa